The following coding sequences lie in one Hippopotamus amphibius kiboko isolate mHipAmp2 chromosome 17, mHipAmp2.hap2, whole genome shotgun sequence genomic window:
- the LOC130839615 gene encoding sterile alpha motif domain-containing protein 1-like translates to MTFYSLFKPPTRPNKDPWLSGRCRLRSKAGKPPTATRDFQELEKNNPGRREICCVWTALPGRGQARSREPADRRLRGPTGRQLRRGQAQTAPHGPRRKEGSPPRPRPPAPRRTRYPEGPEPPPAPASTASAPSTSPPGPGRAHPGSTSCLIVLRRRRCSTAAAAPASDPAWAAVLPPAPGAPAAPPRRRTLPAPAAAAANQRAAGAEQAARQARPIQPLPARRGAASEMGERLVSLATSEDRPCLCQKEKLRLREPRISRLAN, encoded by the exons ATCCCTGGCTTTCGGGACGCTGCCGCCTCAGGTCTAAGGCAGGCAAACCGCCCACTGCCACCCGCGATTTCCAGGAGCTGGAGAAAAACAACCCGGGGCGCAGAGAGATCTGC TGTGTGTGGACGGCCCTCCCCGGCCGGGGCCAAGCCCGGAGCCGGGAGCCCGCGGACCGCAGGCTGCGGGGACCGACCGGCCGGCAGCTCCGGCGGGGTCAAGCCCAGACCGCCCCACACGGCcctagaaggaaagaagg CTCCCCGCCACGCCCACGGCCGCCGGCCCCCCGCCGCACCCGGTACCCTGAGGGGCCggagccgcccccagccccggcctcCACGGCGAGCgctccctccacctccccgcCCGGCCCCGGGCGCGCTCACCCTGGATCCACTAGCTGCCTCATCGTACTGCGCCGGCGCCGGTGCTCCACGGCCGCCGCGGCTCCCGCCTCGGATCCGGCTTGGGCCGCCGTCCTGCCGCCTGCCCCCGGGGCaccggccgccccgccccgccgacGGACCCTCCCCgcgcccgcggccgccgccgccaaCCAGAGGGCGGCGGGGGCGGAGCAGGCCGCGCGCCAGGCCCGGCCAATCCAGCCCCTACCAGCGCGCCGAGGAGCGGCCTCGGAAATGGGCGAGCGATTGGTCAG CCTAGCAACAAGTGAAGACAGACCCTGCCTCTgtcagaaggagaaactgaggctccgagaaCCAAGGATCTCCCGCTTGGCAAATTGA